Proteins co-encoded in one Kutzneria chonburiensis genomic window:
- a CDS encoding M50 family metallopeptidase — protein sequence MPAVTGMLAVAASATAVLPRVVRSRRLRTGLNLLNVVSTAAHEAGHALASCLTGGGVWVIRVHTPDSGVTYTWYTSRLSSIVTTLAGYALPPLAGLGAATLLARGHAPMLLALTLAAVLLILVVTRDLITLASVVAIGAVAGLSLYWGPIWLQQWVAYGETWLLLFGEGFGVLAIALNRVRGGFGDQSDDAAHLAQDTHIPGVVWIAGWLGLSGWVLWHGVPMLLT from the coding sequence GTGCCGGCAGTGACCGGCATGCTCGCCGTGGCCGCCAGCGCGACAGCCGTGCTGCCGCGCGTGGTGCGGTCACGACGCCTGAGGACGGGGCTCAACCTGCTCAACGTGGTGAGCACAGCGGCTCACGAAGCCGGACATGCGCTGGCCAGCTGCCTGACCGGCGGTGGGGTGTGGGTCATCCGGGTGCACACGCCGGACTCCGGCGTCACCTACACCTGGTACACATCACGGTTGTCCTCGATCGTCACGACCTTGGCCGGCTACGCGCTGCCCCCGCTGGCCGGGCTCGGTGCCGCCACGCTGCTGGCCCGTGGCCATGCCCCGATGCTGCTGGCGCTGACCCTCGCGGCCGTGCTGCTGATACTGGTCGTCACCCGCGACCTGATCACGTTGGCCAGCGTGGTCGCCATCGGGGCGGTGGCGGGACTGTCGCTGTACTGGGGCCCGATCTGGTTGCAGCAGTGGGTCGCCTACGGCGAGACGTGGCTGCTGCTGTTCGGCGAGGGCTTCGGGGTGCTGGCGATCGCGCTCAACCGCGTCCGCGGCGGCTTCGGCGACCAGTCCGACGACGCCGCCCATCTGGCGCAGGACACGCACATACCCGGCGTGGTGTGGATCGCGGGCTGGCTCGGGTTGAGCGGCTGGGTGCTGTGGCACGGGGTTCCGATGCTCTTGACCTGA
- a CDS encoding MGMT family protein, producing the protein MDEALHERMREAVKDVPAGRVSTYGDIAAMAGAPSPRMVGALLSEDGHDLPWHRILRANGTPAPHIAEEQLARLRAEGVLADGQRVNLKKYRWQPES; encoded by the coding sequence ATGGACGAGGCGCTGCACGAACGAATGCGGGAAGCGGTCAAGGACGTGCCGGCCGGGCGGGTGTCGACGTACGGCGACATCGCCGCCATGGCCGGCGCGCCCAGCCCGCGCATGGTCGGCGCGCTGCTCTCCGAGGACGGCCACGACCTGCCGTGGCACCGCATCCTGCGGGCCAACGGCACGCCCGCGCCGCACATCGCCGAAGAACAGCTGGCGCGGCTGCGGGCCGAGGGGGTGCTCGCCGACGGCCAGCGGGTCAACCTGAAGAAGTACCGCTGGCAGCCGGAGAGCTAG
- a CDS encoding M64 family metallopeptidase gives MLRRILIAGMVSALAVLPLPVVAQADTAAATVVPIRVTGDPAKRFNLVILGDGYTAADMPKFRADVDKHMNVLFTIEPYKSYRNYMNVYSVEIPSPDSGVSCDPDLTSPKKNTPLHMAFWSGCDPQGVQRALELDENAATPYADLVAGTTAANRQILAIANSTTYGGVGGSYATASGGNAMSSLITPHELGHSLGGLQDEYDYYARGVRGGAYSGGEPSSVHHTTLTEQQMTQQQKKWWRWLGEPSEAGGTIGRTESGMYSSTGIWRPSAHSIMKTLGYYYDQVGREDMVRSISAKTSIVQDATATTKTVGADRVLWITPMHPNSHQLTITWSLDGQALKAAGQQLDLRQLNLKAGKHKVAATVVDPTDYVRDPAIRQALTTTRTWNVDTTVRTTPTSTPLDFTDTTETDRPVGADEVVFADTTHPVNQVVPVRWALDGQALPTTANDVDLKGLKLTGSHTITATVGGKTRSWTVDGTAPSTDYKLSNSLLTVRKADGTSEYVYNGPFTMKLTAADDRTGSLVSEFRTDGDGWFNYFGWPTDSSQPWHFTPGGTEIDHLVYGKLGKPRLSPWDDATPSYGQHTIEYRTTDAAGNTASAKSFQVNLLPAPPACTTTITGRHDGALIIRDGVTCLDHAQVSGAIVVQPGASLVATGSTITGGLSATGANAVELLDTTVHGAASIVGTTQDVTVVGGSISGTLALSGNHTGSRQPVVAGLAVTGALTCAGNFPAPNDIAAPNTVRGGAIGQCAGL, from the coding sequence GTGTTGAGACGAATCCTCATCGCCGGCATGGTGTCGGCGCTGGCCGTGTTACCGCTGCCCGTCGTGGCGCAGGCGGACACGGCCGCCGCGACGGTGGTGCCGATCCGGGTGACGGGCGACCCGGCGAAGCGCTTCAACCTGGTGATCCTCGGCGACGGCTACACCGCCGCGGACATGCCCAAGTTCCGGGCGGACGTGGACAAGCACATGAACGTGCTGTTCACGATCGAGCCGTACAAGTCGTACCGCAACTACATGAACGTGTACTCGGTGGAGATCCCGTCGCCGGACTCGGGCGTGAGCTGCGATCCGGACCTGACCTCGCCGAAGAAGAACACACCGCTGCACATGGCGTTCTGGTCGGGCTGCGACCCGCAGGGCGTGCAGCGGGCGCTGGAGCTGGACGAGAACGCGGCCACGCCGTACGCCGACCTGGTGGCCGGCACGACGGCGGCGAACCGGCAGATTCTGGCCATCGCCAACAGCACGACCTACGGCGGCGTCGGCGGCTCGTACGCGACGGCCTCCGGTGGCAACGCGATGTCGTCGCTGATCACGCCGCATGAGCTGGGCCATTCGCTGGGCGGACTTCAGGACGAGTACGACTACTACGCCCGCGGCGTGCGCGGTGGCGCGTACAGCGGCGGGGAGCCGAGCTCGGTGCACCACACCACGCTGACCGAGCAGCAGATGACGCAGCAGCAGAAGAAGTGGTGGCGCTGGCTGGGCGAGCCGAGCGAGGCCGGCGGCACCATCGGCCGCACCGAGTCGGGCATGTACAGCAGCACCGGCATCTGGCGGCCGAGCGCGCACTCGATCATGAAGACGCTGGGCTACTACTACGACCAGGTCGGCCGCGAGGACATGGTCAGGTCGATCTCGGCCAAGACCAGCATCGTGCAGGACGCCACCGCGACGACCAAGACCGTCGGCGCCGACCGGGTGCTGTGGATCACCCCGATGCACCCGAACAGCCACCAGCTGACGATCACATGGAGCCTGGACGGGCAGGCCCTCAAGGCAGCCGGCCAGCAGCTCGACCTGCGGCAGCTGAACCTCAAGGCGGGCAAGCACAAGGTGGCGGCGACCGTCGTCGACCCGACGGACTACGTTCGTGACCCGGCGATCCGGCAGGCGCTGACCACAACCCGCACCTGGAACGTCGACACCACGGTCAGGACGACGCCGACCAGCACCCCGCTCGACTTCACCGACACCACGGAAACCGACCGCCCGGTCGGCGCGGACGAGGTCGTGTTCGCGGACACCACGCACCCGGTGAACCAGGTCGTGCCGGTCCGCTGGGCGCTCGACGGCCAGGCGCTGCCGACCACGGCCAACGACGTGGACCTCAAGGGCCTCAAGCTGACCGGCTCGCACACGATCACCGCGACGGTCGGCGGCAAGACCCGCAGCTGGACGGTCGACGGCACGGCCCCGTCCACCGACTACAAGCTGTCGAACTCGCTGCTCACCGTGCGGAAGGCCGACGGGACCAGCGAGTACGTCTACAATGGACCGTTCACCATGAAGCTGACCGCGGCCGACGACCGCACCGGCTCCCTGGTCAGCGAGTTCCGCACGGACGGCGACGGCTGGTTCAACTACTTCGGCTGGCCGACCGACTCCAGCCAGCCGTGGCACTTCACACCCGGCGGCACCGAGATCGACCATTTGGTCTACGGCAAGCTGGGCAAGCCGCGACTGTCCCCTTGGGACGATGCGACGCCGAGCTACGGCCAGCACACCATCGAGTACCGCACGACGGACGCGGCCGGCAACACCGCGTCGGCCAAGAGCTTCCAGGTGAACCTGCTGCCGGCGCCGCCGGCCTGCACGACCACGATCACCGGCCGGCACGACGGCGCGCTGATCATCCGTGACGGCGTGACGTGCCTCGATCACGCCCAGGTCAGCGGGGCCATCGTGGTGCAGCCGGGCGCTTCGCTGGTCGCCACCGGTTCGACGATCACCGGCGGCCTGAGCGCAACCGGGGCGAACGCCGTGGAACTGTTGGACACCACCGTGCACGGGGCCGCGAGCATCGTCGGCACCACGCAGGACGTGACCGTCGTCGGCGGCTCGATCAGCGGCACGTTGGCCTTGTCCGGCAACCACACCGGATCGCGCCAGCCGGTCGTCGCCGGCCTCGCGGTCACGGGTGCGTTGACCTGCGCCGGGAACTTCCCCGCCCCGAACGACATCGCCGCGCCGAACACCGTGCGCGGCGGGGCGATCGGGCAGTGCGCAGGCCTGTAG
- a CDS encoding prolyl oligopeptidase family serine peptidase, with amino-acid sequence MLTAEMIVDAFDAAAVRVSPDGRWVAYELRPAGGVWLAGVGVAPRKLSDGGNPRWAPDSRSVYVVSETSLHRVELSGAASVVLSWDAGIDDHLPLADGVLFIAADAPPGDIDVRGPRPSRLRIADARGIRVLYGNRHVDAVTQQPGGGPLAVLTWSSHEIDPGRLEPELHIVDLNGGVQDLGPAVVGAHSPVWRKAGTWRIAYLASTPPSLQSGAAVYDVVDGNLTEGMAACPFELVQAEDGDPIMVVAEGLDTSVQRLSTGLVSRSTGLVKEVSIGGGSLAAVVSTAYEPPDVHLNGVRVTDLRPWTRDITWGTQTRLSYQASDGLELDGLLILPPTGDGPFPLVTLPHGGPYDRNADRFALHWFPSGQWLALAGYAVFLPNPRGGMGHGHEFAFAVSSAVGQEEWTDILTGIDLLIADGVADAQRLGIAGWSHGGFLAAWAVGHTDRFAAALMGAGVTDWGMLVGSGEEGRYEAALGGSTGWEGVGPHRHDELSPISYASSVRTPVLILHGAEDTNVPLAQSEYFHRALRHYGVEHEFVVYAREGHSFVERAHRLDVLHRTRAWFARWL; translated from the coding sequence GTGCTGACCGCCGAGATGATCGTGGACGCCTTCGACGCCGCCGCCGTCCGGGTGTCGCCGGACGGGCGCTGGGTGGCGTACGAGCTGCGGCCGGCCGGCGGAGTGTGGCTGGCCGGCGTCGGCGTCGCGCCGAGAAAGCTGTCTGATGGCGGGAATCCGCGGTGGGCTCCGGATTCGCGGTCGGTGTACGTGGTCTCGGAGACGTCGCTGCACCGGGTCGAGTTGTCGGGTGCTGCCAGCGTGGTGCTGAGCTGGGATGCCGGCATCGACGATCATCTGCCGCTGGCCGACGGTGTGCTGTTCATCGCCGCTGACGCGCCGCCCGGCGACATCGACGTCCGCGGCCCGCGGCCGTCTCGCCTGCGTATCGCCGATGCTCGTGGAATCCGTGTGCTGTACGGGAATCGGCACGTCGATGCCGTCACGCAACAGCCCGGCGGCGGGCCGCTGGCCGTGCTCACCTGGTCCAGTCACGAGATCGATCCCGGGCGGCTCGAACCGGAGCTGCACATCGTCGACCTGAACGGCGGAGTACAGGACCTCGGGCCGGCGGTGGTCGGCGCGCATTCGCCCGTGTGGCGCAAGGCCGGCACGTGGCGGATCGCCTACCTCGCGTCGACGCCGCCCAGCCTCCAGTCCGGTGCTGCCGTGTACGACGTGGTCGACGGCAACCTGACCGAGGGGATGGCCGCCTGTCCGTTCGAACTCGTCCAGGCCGAGGACGGCGATCCGATCATGGTCGTCGCCGAGGGACTGGACACGTCTGTTCAACGGCTGTCAACAGGCCTGGTCTCCCGGAGCACCGGCCTGGTCAAGGAGGTCAGCATCGGCGGCGGATCGCTGGCCGCCGTCGTGAGCACCGCCTACGAGCCGCCGGACGTGCACCTCAACGGAGTTCGCGTCACCGACCTCCGGCCCTGGACCCGTGACATCACCTGGGGCACCCAGACCCGGCTGTCCTACCAGGCGTCCGACGGCCTCGAACTGGACGGCCTACTGATCTTGCCGCCGACCGGCGATGGCCCGTTTCCGCTGGTCACCCTGCCACACGGCGGGCCGTACGACCGGAACGCCGACCGGTTCGCACTGCACTGGTTCCCGTCCGGGCAGTGGCTCGCGCTGGCCGGCTACGCCGTGTTCCTGCCCAATCCGCGCGGCGGCATGGGACATGGCCACGAGTTCGCCTTCGCGGTGTCCAGTGCGGTTGGACAGGAGGAGTGGACAGACATCCTCACCGGCATCGACCTGCTGATCGCCGACGGCGTCGCCGATGCCCAACGGCTCGGCATCGCCGGTTGGAGCCATGGCGGCTTCCTGGCCGCCTGGGCCGTCGGGCACACCGATCGCTTCGCCGCCGCCCTGATGGGGGCCGGTGTCACCGACTGGGGCATGCTCGTCGGCAGCGGCGAGGAAGGCCGCTACGAGGCCGCGCTCGGTGGCAGCACCGGTTGGGAGGGCGTGGGCCCGCACCGGCATGACGAGCTCAGCCCGATCTCCTACGCCTCGTCCGTCCGTACACCCGTGCTCATCCTGCACGGAGCCGAGGACACCAACGTCCCGCTCGCCCAGTCCGAATACTTCCACCGCGCCCTGCGGCATTACGGCGTCGAGCACGAGTTCGTCGTCTACGCCCGTGAGGGTCACTCGTTCGTCGAGCGCGCCCATCGCCTCGACGTGCTGCACCGCACCCGCGCCTGGTTCGCCCGCTGGCTCTAG
- a CDS encoding TfoX/Sxy family protein, giving the protein MAYDTELAERIRELVATEIVVEKAMFGGLAFLVNGNMSVAASGQGGLLVRVDPAEGDSLLGDGVEPMVMRGREMTGWLHVTVENDEELAEWVWRGVGYAKSLPPKKGR; this is encoded by the coding sequence ATGGCCTATGACACCGAGCTGGCCGAGCGGATCCGCGAGTTGGTGGCGACCGAGATCGTCGTGGAGAAGGCGATGTTCGGCGGTCTGGCGTTCCTGGTCAACGGGAACATGTCGGTGGCGGCGAGCGGGCAGGGCGGCCTGCTGGTGCGGGTCGACCCGGCCGAAGGCGACAGCCTGCTCGGCGACGGGGTGGAGCCGATGGTGATGCGCGGCCGGGAGATGACCGGCTGGCTGCACGTGACGGTGGAGAACGACGAGGAGCTGGCCGAGTGGGTGTGGCGCGGCGTGGGCTACGCCAAGTCACTGCCGCCGAAGAAGGGCCGCTGA
- a CDS encoding universal stress protein — MDGVRRVVVGVDGSVGSLQALRRAVTEARMRAVPLVAVIAWSAPGGEAAYRRTLDVQLKQLWERGAWERLARAWDEALGGIPDDVDVQQVAVRADAGKALMCIAESENDLLVVGAGRRNWLRRALIPSVPRYCAAHAQCTVLLVPPSPLAQQMYHGVLPRLLRRKRAVNDLVGHGG; from the coding sequence ATGGATGGTGTTCGACGGGTCGTCGTCGGTGTCGACGGCTCGGTCGGCAGCTTGCAGGCGTTGCGGCGGGCGGTGACCGAGGCGCGGATGCGCGCGGTCCCGCTCGTCGCGGTGATCGCGTGGAGCGCGCCCGGTGGCGAGGCCGCCTACCGGCGCACACTCGATGTGCAGCTCAAGCAGTTGTGGGAGCGGGGCGCTTGGGAGCGGCTGGCCAGAGCGTGGGACGAGGCACTGGGCGGTATCCCTGACGATGTCGATGTGCAGCAGGTGGCGGTGCGGGCCGACGCGGGCAAGGCGTTGATGTGCATCGCGGAGAGCGAGAACGACCTGCTGGTGGTCGGGGCGGGACGGCGCAACTGGTTGCGCCGCGCCCTGATTCCGTCGGTGCCGAGGTACTGCGCCGCCCACGCGCAGTGCACGGTGCTCCTGGTGCCGCCTTCTCCACTGGCCCAACAGATGTATCACGGTGTGCTGCCACGGTTGCTGCGCCGTAAACGCGCCGTGAACGATCTCGTCGGCCACGGCGGCTGA
- a CDS encoding protein phosphatase: protein MGGHEWIDEHGELQSAAVTDQFDVVISLFTRPGHGPSPDRLHVVHEIPDAALLPAQIDRVAELAAWAAAQLRAGRTVLVRCRAELNRSGLVTAQTLIELGDDPRMAIERVRRARSESALNNTIFVDYLTTGLSVSSLLSGLDV, encoded by the coding sequence ATGGGCGGGCACGAGTGGATCGACGAGCACGGTGAGCTGCAATCCGCCGCCGTGACCGACCAGTTCGACGTCGTGATCAGCCTGTTCACCCGGCCGGGCCACGGCCCTTCGCCGGACCGACTGCACGTCGTGCACGAGATTCCCGACGCGGCGCTGCTGCCGGCGCAGATCGACCGCGTGGCGGAGCTGGCGGCATGGGCGGCGGCGCAGCTGCGGGCTGGACGGACGGTGCTGGTCCGCTGCCGTGCCGAGCTCAACCGATCGGGCCTCGTGACCGCCCAGACGCTGATCGAACTGGGCGACGATCCGCGCATGGCGATCGAGCGGGTGCGACGGGCCCGGTCCGAGTCGGCGCTGAACAACACGATCTTCGTCGACTACCTGACCACCGGGCTGAGCGTCTCGTCCCTGCTCAGCGGCCTGGACGTCTAG